From the genome of Hymenobacter gelipurpurascens:
GCAAACAGCGTCGGGTCCCCCTCACCGATTTCTACCTTCTGCCGGGCAATACCCCCCACAAGGAAACGGTGTTGGAGCCCGGCGAATTGATTGTGGCCGTCACGATTCCGACCACAACCCAGGCCCAGCGCTCGACCTACCTGAAGGTACGCGAGCGCAGCAGCTACGCCTACGCTCTCGCCTCGGCTGCCGTGGGCCTTGACGTGCAAGCTGGCACCATCCGTTCGGCCCGGGTGGCCCTGGGCGGCGCGGGCGCCCAGCCCTGGCGCTCCCGCGAAGCGGAAAAACTGCTCACCGGGGCGCCCGCCACGGAGGCCACGTTTCGGGCCGCGGCGGCGGCCGCCCTGCAGGGTGCCCAACCCCGGGAGCACAACCGCTTCAAGGTGGAGCTGGCGCAGAACACCCTGGTGCGGGCCCTGCAGCAGGTAGCTGCGGGCTAGCAGCCCGGCTTTGTCGCCCCTTATTTCCATCCCCATCGCCCTTACGCCCGAAGCCTCCCATGGATACCGAACCCCAATTCTTTGAAACCAACGCGACGCCAGGCGTCGTGGGACAACCCCTGAGCCGCGTCGACGGCTGGGCGAAAGTGACGGGCCAGGCCAAGTACTCGGCTGAGTACAACCGCCTGCCGGGGCTGGTGCACGCCGTGCTCAAAACCAGCGACGTCGCCAAAGGGCGGGTGGTGAGCATCGATGCCAGCGCCGCCCAGCGGCAGCCGGGCGTGCTGGGCATCTTCACCCACGAGAACCTGCCCAAGCTTGCTCGTTCCCCCAACAGCCCGGAGGAAAAAGCGGCTCTCAATTCCCCGATGAGCTTTTTTCCGATGCAGTCGGACCGTATTGAGTATGCCGGCCAGCCGGTGGCCATCGTGGTGGCCGATACGCTGGAGCGCGCCCAGTATGCCGCCAGCCTGCTCAAAGTCACCATCTCGCCCGAGGCCCCGGTGGCTTCGTACCTGGACCCCAAGGCTACGCGATTCGTGCCGAAGGTGGTAAAGGGCGTGCCCGGCGTGACCAAGCGCGGGGAGGCGCAGGCGGCCTTTGCCAGTGCCCCGGTGCAGCTGACGGCTACCTACCACCACGCCACCAACCACCACAATCCCATGGAGCCGGGCGCGACCATTGCCCACTGGGAAGCGGCCGACCGCCTCACCGTTTACGACACCACGCAGGCCATTACCTGGACGCAGAAAACCCTGAGCCAGATGCTGGGCCTGAAAATCGAGCAGGTGCACGTGATTAGCAAGTTTCTGGGCGGCGGGTTTGGCTGCAAGGCCTGGGTGTGGCCCCACGTGGCGCTGGCCCCGCTCGTCGCCCGCGCCGTGGGCCGGCCCGTGAAGCTGGTGCTCACCCGCCCGCAGATGTTTACCGGCATGGGCCACCGCGAAGACCAGGAGCAGACCCTGCGCCTGGGCGCCACCAGAGAGGGCAAGCTGCTGGCCCTGGTGCACGAGAAAACGTCCACCACTTCGCCCTGGGACGACTACGCCGAAAGCAACCACAAGATTCTGGATATGCTCTACGCCCTGCCGGCGTTCGAGTCGACCTACCACCTGGCCCACGCCAATGTGATGACCTCGACTTCGACCCGCGCCCCGGGCGAGATGCCCGGCTCGTTTGCCATCGAGTGCTCCATGGACGATTTGGCCGCGCAGCTGAACCTGGACCCCATCCAGGTGCGCCTGCTCAACCACGCCGACAAAGACCCCGCCACGGGCCACCCCTGGAGCAGCAAGAGCCTGAAGCAGTGCTACCAACGCGGGGCCGAGCTCTTTGGCTGGAATAAGCGCAACCCCAAAGCCGGCCAGACCCGCGAAGGCCGCATGCTCGTGGGCTGGGGCATGGCCACGGCCAGCTACCCCGTACACAGCGGTAAGGGCAATGCCCGCGTCCGGCTCTACGCCGACGGCCGCGCTGTCGTGCAGGCCGGCGCCACCGACCTCGGCACCGGCACCTACACCATCAACACCCAGGTGGCGGCCGACGCGCTGGGCATCGCACCCGAAAACGTCCGCTTCGAGCTGGGCGACAGTAACCTGCCGACCACCACGGTTTCCGGCGGCTCCATGGCGGCCGGCACGGTCTCCTCGTCGGTGTACCTGGCGGCCCAGGATGTCTGGCGGCAGCTCATCAAAGTAGCCGTGGCCGATAAAAAGTCCCCCCTTTACCGCGCCAAGCCCGCTGATGTGGTGATGGAAAAAGGCCGCCTGCAACTCAAAGCCGACCCCGGAAAGGGCGAAGCATTCGGGGAGTTGATGAAGCGAGCTGGCCTGGGCGACGTGGAAGGCAGCGCCATCGGCCGCTACGGCAGCAACTACGAGGAATCCCTGGCCACGAGCGAGCAGGCTCCGGAACACGCCATGCACGCCTTTGGGGCGCACTTCTGCGAGGTGCACGTGGACCCCGAGCTGGGAACCGTGCGCGTGACCCGCTGGGTGAGTGTAGTAGCCGGCGGCCGCATACTTAACCCCAAGACGGCCCGCTCGCAGGTAATGGGCGGCAGCATTTTTGGCATCGGCGCAGCCCTGATGGAGCAGACCGTGCGCGACTCCAATCTGGCTCGCTACACCAATGCCGACCTGGCGGGCTACCACGTCCCCGTTAACGCCGACATCCCCAATATGACCGTGGAATTCATCGACGAGCATGACCCCTACGTCAACGCAATGGGGGCTAAAGGCATCGGGGAAATATCGGTCGTGGGCGTCACGGCTGCCGTGTCCAATGCCGTCTTCCATGCCACGGGCCGGCGCCTGCGCTCGTTGCCCATGACGCCGGACAAGGTGCTGGCAGCGTTGCGGCAACCCTCCTAAAACGGCCAGCTGTTTGAAAAGTGTAAGCAATGCTTTGAATGCTATAGGCGGGTGCCTTCAGCCCCCGGATACCTTTGTCCTACTACAAAAACCTCTGATTTACCTCCCCAACCCGCATGATTGAATCGAAAGGCTACGCGGCGCAAAGCCCAACCAGTGACCTGGCTCCCTGGACCTTTGAACGCCGCGACGTGGGGGCACACGACGTGCAGATTGAAATTCTCTTCTGCGGCGTGTGCCACTCCGACTACCACCAGATTAAAAACGACTGGTTCCCGGGCGTCTTCCCGATGGTGCCGGGCCACGAAATCGTGGGCCGCATCACCCAGGTGGGCGACCACGTAAAGAACTTCAAAGTAGGCGACCTGGCCGGCGTCGGCTGCTTGGTGGACTCCTGCCAGACCTGCGCCAATTGTCAGCAGGACCTGGAGCAGTACTGCCTGGAAGGCAATACCCAAACCTACAACCAGGTAGGCCGCGACGGAAACGTCACCTACGGCGGCTATGCCAACAACATCGTGGTGCGCGAGGAATTTGCGCTGCACGTGTCGGAAAAGCTCGACCTGGCGGCCGTGGCGCCGCTGCTCTGTGCGGGCATTACTACCTACTCGCCGCTGCGTTACTGGAAAGTGGGCCAGGGCCACAAGCTGGCGGTGCTGGGCCTCGGCGGCCTGGGCCACATGGCCGTGAAATGGGGCGTGGCGTTTGGCGCGGAAGTGACCGTGCTCAGCACTTCGCCCGACAAGGAAGCCGCTGCCCGGGCTCTGGGCGCGCACAACTTCGTAGTGACCAAGGACGAGGCGCAGGTGGCGGCCGTGAAAGGCTCGTTCGACTTCATCCTCGACACCGTTTCGGCGCAGCACGACCTGGGCATGTACTTGTCGCTGCTGGCTACCAACGGCACGCACATCATCGTGGGCGCGCCGCCCAAGCCCTTAGACCTGTCGGCCTTCTCGCTGTTCGACGGGCGCAAGAGCGTGGTGGGCTCCAGCATCGGCGGCATTGCTGAAACGCAGGAAATGCTCGACTTCGCGGCCGAGCACAACATCGTTTCGGATATCGAGCTGATTAATTTCAAGGACATCAACACCGCGTATGAGCGCATGCTGAAAGGCGACGTGCGCTACCGCTTCGTCATCGACATCGCCACGCTGTAGCCTTTTCATGCAAGGCAGTCTGGCCCCATCCCATCGCCCCTCGCTGTGGCGGGGGTGGGGCCACTTTCTTGAAGCTTACAGACTTCGTAGCCATACCCTAGCTGGCATAGGCGGCTTCCTACTTAACCCAAGGCGCCCATGAAAGATGCTTTCTGGCAGCAGGTCATGTCCTTGCTGCCCCATCCGTCAGCTGGCGGCCCTCTTACCGCTGTCAGCATCGGCTTGGGGCTTGACTCGCTGGATTTCGTCGAACTGGTGCTGGAAGTGGAAAAGCAGTTCGACATCCGTTTTTCCCACGCGGAACTGGCTGAGCTGCGCACGGTGCAACTCCTGCTCAGCGACATCGACCAGCATCTGCGGCGTCCCTTGTACGCCCAATTCTTTGCCCAGCTCCTTCAGAAAAGCACGTGGCGGTTATAGCCTCTCCCTCGTGCCCGTGGTCCAAAAAGCATCCCCGCCACGGCTACTCATTCTTTAATTCCCCAGAGTATGGTACACATCAGCATTTCTTTCCAGTTAGTACTTGGCTTGCTCCTGATGCTGGCAACAGCCGTACAGGCCCAGACCAAGGCTTCGGTGCCCGCGCCCCTCACGGGGAGGCAGCAATCCATCGCCACTGTTTCCGCCCTCACGGCCCAGGGTGACCTGCCCCGCTTGCAGAAAGCCTTGCACGAGGGCCTGGAAGCCGGCCTGACCGTAAATGAAGCGAAGGAAGTGCTGGTGCACCTGTATGCGTACTGCGGCTTTCCGCGCAGCCTGCAAGGCTTGAACACGCTGATGAAGGTGCTGGACGAGCGCAAAGCCCAGGGCCTAAACGTCGTGGTGGGCAAGACCGCATCGCCCATCAGCAGCACCGAGCCCAAGTACGAGCGCGGCATGAAGAACCTGGAAACGCTCACTGGCAAAGCGGAAACCGGACCCAAAACCGGGGTGTATGCCTTCAGCCCCGAAATCGACGTGTTTCTACGCGAGCACCTGTTCGCCGACATTTTTGACCGCGACGTGCTCACCTACCAGGAGCGGGAAATTGCCACCATTTCGGCGCTGGTAAGCTTGGGCGGCGTCGAGCCCATGCTGCAGTCCCACATCCTCAACGGCATGCACGTTGGGCTGACGGAGGCGCAGGTTCAGCAGATTATCGCGTTGAACGAGGTAGCCGTCGGGAAGAAGGACGCTGACGCCGGCCGGGCTGTGCTGAAGAAGGCGCTGGGAACCAAGCAGAAATAACGAATTCATCATGGCCATTCTACTGCGCAGGCTTGTGGCCTGCTCTCTTTTACTGATGGGTTGTACTTCCTTCCAAACCGAGGACACCGCTGCAAGTGGAGCACCGGCTGTCGAGCCCGGCAAAGTATTGATTGTGTACTTGTCGCGCACCAGCAACACGAAAGCCGTGGCGGGTATCATTCAGCGAACGGTGGGCGGGAAAGTGGTGGCCCTGGAATTAGAAAAGCCTTATCCTGCCAACTACCAAGCCACGGTGCAGCAGGTGAGCGATGAAAATGAAAAGGGCTATTTGCCACCCCTGCGCACCAGCGTCGAGAACATCCGGCAATACGACGTCATCTTCGTCGGCTTCCCGACCTGGGGAATGCAGCTGCCTCCGCCCTTGAAAAGCTTTCTGAAGCAGTACGACCTTAGCGGGAAAACCATTGTGCCGTTCAGCACCCACGCGGGCTATGGGGTAGGCAGCGGTTTTGAAACGGTCAAGGCAATGGCGCCCCGGAGCACCGTCCTGGAAGGGTTTTCAACGAAAGGTGGCGTGGAAAGAGACGGCGTGCTTTTCGTGATGGCGGGCAATAAGGAAAAGCAGGTACAGAATGAAGTACAAGCTTGGCTGAAAAGAATTAAGCTCCTGAGCAGCAAGTAAACAAGGCTGATTTCTTGCACCACCGATGGTAAAGCCTTCCGCAGTTAGCGGAGGGCTTTTTCGTTTCCAACCAATTCGAGCCTAATCTCACCAACAACGTGTATGCCCAAATTGGTCTGATCACGCTGATTGGTTTATCGGCCAAAAACGCCATTCTGATTATCGAGTTTGCCAAGGAGCGGGTGGATAAGGGTATGCCGCTGGTAGATGCCACCTTGGAAGCCGTGCGCCTGCGTTTGCGCCCCATCGTGATGACCTCGCTGGCCTTTATTTTGGGTGTGCTGCCGCTGGTGTTTGCTTCTGGCGCCGGCGCCCAAAGCCGGCAGACCATCGGCTGGACTGTACTCGGTGGGATGCTCTCGGCTACGCTGCTGGCCATCTTCATCGTGCCGGTGCTATATGTGCTTATAACCCGCCTGGCCTACGGCAAAGAGAAGCTGGCCGAGCTGGAGGCGGGCTATGAGACTGATGGCTATTTTACAGACGAGAGTAGTTTGCCAGGTTAATCTCTATTAGTTTTTAAAGCCCTAGTGCGAACGAATGGTTTGCACTAGGGCTTTAAAAATGCCTTGATCAGAATTCAAACTGCTCGCCGTTCAAAGGAGCCTTAGCAGCACCTATCGCTGGGAGTGCAGCAGCTTAGAGCATGAATAGCTCGTGCTGAATGCTGCCACGCATCCAAGATCAGGGAAGCTAACTGCTTTTATAGCAGCACGAAATGGAACACGAAAGAATTAGCGACCAAGTACCTCGCGCTTAAAGGCAGGATACGCGCCAAACAGAGCTTCTGCCGCAGGTCGAGGAACTGTTTTGGTCGGGTCTCCAAATTGGATTTGCCATGGGCACTCCTCATCCCACGCAGCGAGTAGCCCTATCAATATTTCCCCATCCGGAGAATGGAGATTGAACATGAAATACGATTCCCGGTCTGTGGGATAAATCCGGGTGGAACCGTCCCCAGCATAAAATTTTACGCTTAGAACCTTAGTTCTAGGTCTCCAGCGGAAGTACATTCGGTCCTCTGGCTGAGCCTCAAACCCTCCCGACCAGTGCTGCCAGCGATCTAGTATTTCTTCGATGCGCTGCAGCGTTGCCTGCGGAATGACAACTTCCTTTACTCCGTCCACCACAGCGTGAGTAGGCAATTTGATGCGTTTGCCATTGTGCACAACATGGCTCGGCAATGGAAACGGTGGTTCACTTAGTTCCTTGGAAGAAAATTTGGAGGGCACTTCGATTGGAGTGCCAGAGTACACGATGGTACGAGGAATGCGCATGAGGTGAAGGGTTAGAAGCTTTGAGAAGGGTCAATCAGGTACGTACCTCGTACTGTTGATCCATTCGACGACGCTTATAGCGTTTGGAAGCCGCAGGGTTGGCTTCATCCTCATTTTATTTCACCAATTTTTCTCCTACACGCTCCGTTCGCTTTTCCTGACTACATAAGGCTGCCAAGCCTTATCCACTACTGGTTCTACTGGCTGACCTCAGCAGCAGTGCGGATTATTCTCTCTTACTGCCTGTGAGTGTGAAGCAAGCTAACAGCGGCCTGCGATGCACGAAAGCGTTTCGACGAACTTCGTATATGTTCAAGCCAAGCTACACCAGTTAGAAAAGGAAATGCAGACATTCATAGACACTGAGTAACCCTGGCTGTGACCAAAGCTGAGTGAGACATCAGCCAGTTGGCTACTTGCGCCACATATTACCTTACCGCCTAAGCTGATATGGACGTTACTCAGTTAGTAGACTTATTTGAGCAGTTGGTAAAAGCCACGCCGGAATAAGCCAAATGGATAGTTTCGGCTAAAACCAAAGTCATTTTACTTACTCTACCCAGTAAGGGCGTTCAAGAGGATTAATATGAGCAAATGCTAATCAAATCAGCGCATCCAAACTCTGCCGATCATGGCTGTGCGCGGAGGTCTGCAAGGCCTGCGGTGACGAGTGCGAGAAGCATGGTGCCCACATGCAGCATTGCCAAGAATGTGCCGACGCTTGCCGCCGTTGCGAGGAGGCATGTCGCCAGCCTATGGCTGCGTAAAGCAAAGGGTTCTCGCACCACTATGAAAGCCTGTCTGCTGCCTGGGAGACGGGCTTTCTCGTGTGCGCGAAGCTACAAATCATGCAAACCCCCGGCTTAATTCTGTACCCGTTTCGGTGCACAGGCCGCTACTTTTGGGTGTTTACAAATCGAACCCGCCCGCTACGGGCTTCTTAGCTTCGCTTCTCATGAAAAAGCACCATTTCAATACCAATATTAACCGCGGCAGCTGCATCCGCGCTGTGACTCCCACCCTCAACGGCGAGAAAGCCATTGCCTCCTGGCAGGTGGATACGGCTAACCC
Proteins encoded in this window:
- a CDS encoding acyl carrier protein, coding for MKDAFWQQVMSLLPHPSAGGPLTAVSIGLGLDSLDFVELVLEVEKQFDIRFSHAELAELRTVQLLLSDIDQHLRRPLYAQFFAQLLQKSTWRL
- a CDS encoding four-helix bundle copper-binding protein codes for the protein MSASKLCRSWLCAEVCKACGDECEKHGAHMQHCQECADACRRCEEACRQPMAA
- a CDS encoding heavy-metal-associated domain-containing protein, encoding MKKHHFNTNINRGSCIRAVTPTLNGEKAIASWQVDTANPNKVLTVTGDVTEEQVLALVEDAGFKAQKA
- a CDS encoding xanthine dehydrogenase family protein molybdopterin-binding subunit; amino-acid sequence: MDTEPQFFETNATPGVVGQPLSRVDGWAKVTGQAKYSAEYNRLPGLVHAVLKTSDVAKGRVVSIDASAAQRQPGVLGIFTHENLPKLARSPNSPEEKAALNSPMSFFPMQSDRIEYAGQPVAIVVADTLERAQYAASLLKVTISPEAPVASYLDPKATRFVPKVVKGVPGVTKRGEAQAAFASAPVQLTATYHHATNHHNPMEPGATIAHWEAADRLTVYDTTQAITWTQKTLSQMLGLKIEQVHVISKFLGGGFGCKAWVWPHVALAPLVARAVGRPVKLVLTRPQMFTGMGHREDQEQTLRLGATREGKLLALVHEKTSTTSPWDDYAESNHKILDMLYALPAFESTYHLAHANVMTSTSTRAPGEMPGSFAIECSMDDLAAQLNLDPIQVRLLNHADKDPATGHPWSSKSLKQCYQRGAELFGWNKRNPKAGQTREGRMLVGWGMATASYPVHSGKGNARVRLYADGRAVVQAGATDLGTGTYTINTQVAADALGIAPENVRFELGDSNLPTTTVSGGSMAAGTVSSSVYLAAQDVWRQLIKVAVADKKSPLYRAKPADVVMEKGRLQLKADPGKGEAFGELMKRAGLGDVEGSAIGRYGSNYEESLATSEQAPEHAMHAFGAHFCEVHVDPELGTVRVTRWVSVVAGGRILNPKTARSQVMGGSIFGIGAALMEQTVRDSNLARYTNADLAGYHVPVNADIPNMTVEFIDEHDPYVNAMGAKGIGEISVVGVTAAVSNAVFHATGRRLRSLPMTPDKVLAALRQPS
- a CDS encoding carboxymuconolactone decarboxylase family protein gives rise to the protein MVHISISFQLVLGLLLMLATAVQAQTKASVPAPLTGRQQSIATVSALTAQGDLPRLQKALHEGLEAGLTVNEAKEVLVHLYAYCGFPRSLQGLNTLMKVLDERKAQGLNVVVGKTASPISSTEPKYERGMKNLETLTGKAETGPKTGVYAFSPEIDVFLREHLFADIFDRDVLTYQEREIATISALVSLGGVEPMLQSHILNGMHVGLTEAQVQQIIALNEVAVGKKDADAGRAVLKKALGTKQK
- a CDS encoding flavodoxin, which codes for MGCTSFQTEDTAASGAPAVEPGKVLIVYLSRTSNTKAVAGIIQRTVGGKVVALELEKPYPANYQATVQQVSDENEKGYLPPLRTSVENIRQYDVIFVGFPTWGMQLPPPLKSFLKQYDLSGKTIVPFSTHAGYGVGSGFETVKAMAPRSTVLEGFSTKGGVERDGVLFVMAGNKEKQVQNEVQAWLKRIKLLSSK
- a CDS encoding NAD(P)-dependent alcohol dehydrogenase translates to MIESKGYAAQSPTSDLAPWTFERRDVGAHDVQIEILFCGVCHSDYHQIKNDWFPGVFPMVPGHEIVGRITQVGDHVKNFKVGDLAGVGCLVDSCQTCANCQQDLEQYCLEGNTQTYNQVGRDGNVTYGGYANNIVVREEFALHVSEKLDLAAVAPLLCAGITTYSPLRYWKVGQGHKLAVLGLGGLGHMAVKWGVAFGAEVTVLSTSPDKEAAARALGAHNFVVTKDEAQVAAVKGSFDFILDTVSAQHDLGMYLSLLATNGTHIIVGAPPKPLDLSAFSLFDGRKSVVGSSIGGIAETQEMLDFAAEHNIVSDIELINFKDINTAYERMLKGDVRYRFVIDIATL